The Actinomyces wuliandei genome contains the following window.
CGGGCCGCTGACAGACCTCGCGCACGAGCGAGCCGGCGTGTGACGCCAGTGGCGCCCACGCCACGCAGCCCACCGCCACGGCGGCGCCCAGGGCGCTCGGACCTGTCACGGCCGCCACGACCAGTCCCGCCAGGACCGGCGGGGCCGCGTTGGCGACCTCGGTGAAGCCCATGGCGGCACGAGGCACCAGCCCCAGCAGCATGGCCACCAGGAAGCACGCGAGGCACACAGCCAGGGCGGTGGTCGTGGTGGAGACCGCCCCGTGGGCCACGCGGGCCAGGACGTCACGCCCCAGGGCGTCACCTCCCAGCGGCAGGGCCAGGCTGGGTACCTCTAGCCGCTCGTAGCCGGTGGCCAGCGGGTTCCGGCCGATCCCCGCACAGACTATCCCTATCAGGACCACCGACCCGAGCACGGCGATGACGCCCGCACTACGCCCCGGACGGCGCACAGGGGGAGGCGCGGGCAGCGGGGTCCCGACGGCTGCCCCCAGCAGCCACCGACGGACCAGCTCTGCCAGGGCACCTGCTCCTACGGCCAGCGCCAGCAGGAGCAGGATCCCCGCCTGGAGGGAGGGGACGTCCTGCGCGGTGGCCGAGCTCAGGAGCATCCTGCCGATCCCGGGGATCGCGAAGATCTGCTCGGTGGCCACCACACCCCCGGTCAGCCCGACCACCACCAGGCCCACCTGGCCGCACAGGGGCGCCAGGGCGCGACGCAGCACCGCCCGTGCCAGGGCGGCGCGGGATATGCCAGTAGTGGTCCAGGTAGCCACCCACCGCTCGTTGAAGGTCGCCGTGACGGCGTCGGCAAGCAGACCGCCCAGGAGACCGCCGCCGGGCAGACCCAGGGTGAGGGCTGGCAGCACCACCTGGGCAGCCCGTCCCCATCCGTAAGGTGGCAGCAGCCCAGCATAGACCGCCAGCGCCAGTAGGAGCACCGGGGCCAGGAGGTACTCCGGCAGCGAGGTCAGGAGGGCCGCGACGGCCCCGCCCTGGGGACGGGGCTCCCCCCGCAGCCCGGCCCGCATGGCTGGCAGGGTAAGCAGTGTCGCGACAAGGAGGGACACCAGGAGGGCCGCCCCCATGAGGTCCAGGGACACGCTGAAGGCGTCCAGCGTACCGGGGGCGACGTCACCGCCCGACACCCATGACGTACCCAGGTCGCCGCGGAGGACACCTCCCAGCCAGTGGCCGATGCTGCCCAGGGGACCGTCGCCCAGACCCAGCCGCTCCCGGATGGCCTCCAGCGCCTCCGGGGTGGGCTCACGCTCGTCAGAGGTTGCCCGCAGGATGGTCAAGGCAGGATCGTTGGCTGACAGCCACGGCAGCATCCCCACCAAGGCCACCAGTCCGCTAAAGGCGAGCACCCGGGAGGCCACAACCACCCCGTCGTAGCGGCGGCGGGCCCTGCGCGGGAGACCCACCACCTTGCCTGCCACCCGGGCCATCAGCCCACCTGCTGCCTGACTCACTGCCCGACCGCCGTGGAGGCGGTAATCAGCGCCCTGGTGTACGGGTCCCGCTCGGCACCGGTAAGCCCTGCCGCCTCCCCCTGGAGCAGGCGCTCGTTGACCAGGGGGACGGCCGCTCCGGTGGCGAGGATCGCCTTCTCCGCAGCGATGATGGCCTTGCGCCGCTCGTCCCCGGCCTCCAGCGCGGCGGCCTTGTCCAGCGCGGCGTCCACCTTCGTGTCCTTGAGGAAGCACAGTGAGAACGACCCGTCGGAGGAGAAGTCGGACTCCATGTAGGCCACCGGGTCCCCAGAGTCCAGAACCGTGCCGCGTGACAGGAGGAAGGCGTCGAAGGCTCCCGCCAGGGCGTCGGACTCGATCTGCTCGTACTCGCGCACGTCGTTCGTGACCGTGAACCCTGCCCTCTCCAGCTGGGCCGTGATGACGACCAGGACCTCCTCGAGCTCGGGACGGTCGCTGTAGGTACCGATCGTGATGGTGGTCCCCTCGGGAACTTTGGCAGCCTTGGCGGCCCCGGGAACCTGGTCCGTAGCACCAGCGCCCTTGGCCCCGGTAAAGGACGTGGTGCCCCAGGACCGCAGTTCCTCGGCCCACGTCAGTGCCGGGCCGAACAGACCGGGCGCGACGTCGGCGTAGCCCTCGTAGACGGTGCCGGTGAGCTCGGTGGGCTCGATAGCGTCCCTGACGGCGGCTCTGAGGCCCTTGTCGGTAAAGACGCCCTCGGCGGTGTTGAGGTAGAGGGTCAGGGTTCGCGGCGTGACGATCTCGTGCAGGAGCGACTCGTCAAGGTTGGCGACCTGGGAGAAGGGGACCGCCTCGACCACGTCGGCCTCACCGGTGCGCAGGGCGGAGCCACGTGCGGTGCCGTCAGGCACGAAGGACACGTCGATGCCTGACGCGGTGGCGGCCTCTCCCCAGTAGTCCTCATAGCGCTCCAAGGTGGCGGTAGCCGTCCCGTTGACCGCAGTCAGTCTGAAGGGCCCGGTCCCGTAGCCGATAGGGTCAATGACGCCGTCAGAGGCGTCGGGGTAGGCTCCCTCGGCGAGGATCACCATGCTGGGGCTGGATAGGCGCTGCGGGAGCAGCGGGTCGGGTTCGGCCGTGGTGACGACGACCTCGCTGCCCTCGGCGGTGACGCTTAGCTCGACGTCGTCGAGGATACGGGGCGCCTCAGGGTGGCTGGCCGCGAAGTCGATGCAGGCAGCCGCCTGCTCCGCGGTCAAGGCGCTTCCGTCGTGAAAGGTGACCCCTTCGCGGACAGTGAACCGCCACGTGGTGTCGTCGGTGCGCTCCCAGGAGGAGGCGAGCGCCTCGACCAGCTCGCCCTCGGCGTCGAGATTGACCAGGGTCTCGGCGCACGACCACCTGGTCAGCATGAACGCGTCGTCGGAGAAGGGGCTCATACTGGCACGCGGCGTATTAAACATGGCGATGCGGACACGGCCGTCGGCGGCCTCGGACGGGCCACCGCCACAGCCTGCGGCCAGGACAGCACCTGCTCCTATGCCTAGCATCGCGATCGCCTGGCGACGGGTGGGGACCGGTGCGGAGGTGTTCATATCTGTCTCCTTGCAGGTTGCTGAGGCTGGTAGGCGCCCTGCGGGGAAGGCAGGGTGGGCACGGCGTCACGCAGGGCACGGGAGGCGGGATGGGACGGGGCGGTCAGAAGGTCACCCATCGGCGCGTCCTCGACGAGAACCCCGCCGTCCATGACGATCCCGCGGCTGCAGATACGGGCGACAGCCGCTAGGTCGTGGGAGACAACAAGCAGGGCCGGGGCGGGACGGGCGCAGTCCAGGGCCGGGGCGGGACGGGCGCAGTCCAGGGCCGGGGCGGGACGGTCTTGCTGCTCTGCTGGTACGTGCTGGGGCTGGGCTATGGTCTCCTCGTCAGCCAGGTCTGCACCAATCCCCGCCAGGAGCTCCAGGACCTGGCGTCTCAGTGCAGGATCGAGCCCTGACACGGGCTCGTCAAGAAGAAGGTGACGAGGGGCTGGCGCCAGGGCACGGGCGATCGCAACACGTTGAGCCTGCCCGCCAGAGAGCTCGTGCGGACGAGAGCGCCACACCTGCCGAGGAAGCTCCAGACGAGTGAGAAGGTCCTCGGCAGCGGCCGTGTGCTCCTCCCGGCTCCCTGGGACCCCCAGAGTCCGCATGGGTCTGGTGACCTGCGACACGACCCTGAGCCGGGGGTCGAGGCTGCTAGCAGCGTCCTGGGGGACGTACTGGACGACCCGTCGGTAGGAGCGCAGACGACGCGCGCTGCGTCGGCGCACGGGAGTGCCGTCGAGCAGGATCTCCCCGGAGTCCTTCGGTCCCGGAACGTCCAGAAGCAGCAGCGCACGAAGCAAGGTGGTCTTTCCGCATCCAGAGCGTCCGAGGAGGGCAGCACTGCGACCGGCAGGAAGATCAAGACTGACACCGTCGAGGACGGGGCGGAAACCCCCGGAGCCGTCCGGGTAGGAGCGGACGACGTTGCTCATCCTCAGGCCCTCCACGCTAGGATGCCTGCCGCATCAGGGCCAGCCGACGGCCACCGACGTCCTGCGCCTCCGGGAGCCTGACTTCGGCGAACGCTGTCAGAGCGGCCGGGAGAGTTTCACGTCTGGCTGCCTCGCACATGGCCTGCGTCACCGGGTGATCAGGGCAGGCGAGGACCTGCCGCGTGGCTCCTCTCTCGACGACCTCTCCCTGGGAGAGGACCACGATGTCCTCACAGATCATGGCAGCCGGGAGGTCGTGGGTAATCAGTAGCAGGGCCGGGCCGTCGTCGCGCCCGGTCACCTGGACCAGCAGGTCAAGGACCTCGCTGCGAGCGACGACGTCCAGCGCCGTGGTGGGCTCGTCAGCGACCAACACGCTCGGGTCGCCCGCCAGGGCCAGGGCCAGGCAGGCCCGCTGACGCTGGCCTCCTGAGAGGCGTCCGGGCACCCGTCCCGCGAGGTGCTCGTCCAGGCCGACAGCAGCAAGCAGGTCCGTCACGCGCTGGGCGGCCCGGTGGCGGGCACGCCGCGAGCCACGAGCCGCCAGCTCGACCTGGCGCCCCACAGGCGTCAGGGGATGCAGGGCCGTGCTCGGATCCTGGGGGACCAGCGCGACACGGCCCCACAGAGGACGACGTGAGGCGGGCAACGGCAGGAGGTTGGTCGTGGTAGCAGACTCTGGCCCGGCACCCGTGAGCCGCCCAGTCACCGTCAGGCCTGGCGGCAGCACCCCCGCGAGCGCGGCGCAGGTCAACGACTTCCCAGCCCCTGAGGCCCCGACCAGCGCAGTACGGCTCCCTGGGGACAGGACAAGGCTGACGTCCTTGAGCAGCTGACGTCCTCCCGTGCTGACGGTCAATGAGTTAAGAAGGGTTGCCATACCTAAGAACCTTAGAGGCAGAAGAGCTGAGACTCAACCCCGTCACGAAAGAAGGTGGGAACGCAGTCACCACACCACGCGCCCGGGGCCAGCACCCGCGCGGCACCCCGCCCCAGCGTCTGAGAACACCTGTCATAAAGGCACCATAGACCATAATGACAACCGTTCTCAAATTTGACAGGGCAGCCTCCTTGCGCCGCCCCTACCGCTCCCCCTGCGGCTGCTCACCCCACCACACCAGCGACGCCCCCGCGCCGCCACACGCCCGCAGCCCTAGTCGGCCCCGAGCATGCCCAGGTCCCGCACAGCCCCCAGGTCGGCGCTGGTCGCCAGCATCGCGTAGGCGCGCAGAGCGGCAGAGACCTTGCGGGAACGCGGAGAGCGGGGGGTCCAGGCGGCCGCCCCGCGCGCCTCCTCCTGCGCGCGACGACGCTGGATCTCAGCCTCGTCCAGGCGCACAGAGATAGAGCGTGCCGGGATGTCGATGTCGATGACGTCACCACTGCGGACCAGGCCGATGAGGCCGCCCGCCGCCGCCTCCGGAGAGACGTGCCCAATGCTCAGGCCCGAGGTGCCCCCGGAGAAGCGCCCGTCCGTCAGCAGCGCGCACTCCTTGCCCAGGTGCCGGGACTTGATGTAGGTGGTGGGGTAGAGCATCTCCTGCATCCCAGGCCCCCCACGCGGCCCCTCGTGGCTGATGACCACGACGTCCCCGGCAGCGACCTTGCCCCCCAGGATGCCTGCCACGGCGTCGTCCTGGGACTCGAAGACCACTGCGGGACCAGAGAAGGTGAGGATCGAGGCGTCCACGCCCGCTGTCTTGACGATACAGCCCTTGGTTGCCACGTTGCCGAACAGCACGGCCAGGCCCCCGTCCGCCGAGTAGGCGTGCTCCACGTCCCGGATACAGCCGCTGCTGCGGTCGGTGTCCAGCGCCTCCCAGCGGGAGGACTGGGAGAACATCTCCGTGGTGCGCACGCCTGCCGGGGCAGCCAGGTAGCGGGTGCGGTTGTCCTGGCTGACCTCGGAGCCGGGCACACCGTCTGCGCCGGGGCGGGCGATGTCGTACTCGGCCAGCTCGTCGGCCAGCGTGCCGCGCAGGACCGTCATGGTGGAGGTGTCCAGGAGGCCACCCCGGTCGAGCTCGCCGAGGATACCCAGGATCCCCCCGGCCCGGTGGACGTCCTCAATGTGGTACAGGTTGGTGGAGGGGGCCACCTTGGCCAGGTGCGGGACCTTGCGTGAGAGCCGGTCGATGTCAGCCATGGTGAAGTCCACCCTGGCCTCCTGCGCGGCAGCCAGCAGGTGGAGGACGGTGTTGGTGGACCCGCCCATGGCGATGTCCAGGCTCATGGCGTTCTCAAAGGCCGCCTTGGTGGCGATGGACCGGGGCAGGACGGAGTCGTCCTCCTGCTCGTAGTAGGCCTTGGTGATCTCCACGACCTGGCGCCCGACCCGCTCGAAGAGCTCGCCGCGGTCGGAGTGGGTGGCCAGCAGGGTGCCGTTCATCGGCAGCGCCAGGCCCAGGGCCTCGGTCAGGCAGTTCATGGAGTTGGCGGTGAACATCCCTGAGCAGGAGCCGCAGGTGGGACAGGCCAGGCGCTCAATGGCGGAGATTGTCTGGTTGTCGACGGTGTCGTCGGCAGCGTCCATCATCGCGTCAATGAGGTCGAGCTTGCGGGTGGTGCCGTCCGTGGCCACCATCTTCCCCGACTCCATGGGGCCGCCGGAGACGAAGATCGTCGGGATGTCGAGGCGCATGGCGGCCATGAGCATGCCCGGGGTGATCTTGTCGCAGTTGGAGATGCACACCAGGGCGTCCGCGCAGTGGGCAGAGACCATGTACTCCACCGAGTCGGCGATGAGCTCGCGGCTGGGCAGGGAGTAGAGCATGCCGTCGTGCCCCATGGCGATGCCGTCGTCCACGGCGATGGTGTTGAACTCCTTGGCGATACCACCAGCGGCCTCGACCTGGGAGGCGACCAGCCTGCCGACGTCGCGCAGGCCCACGTGCCCGGGGACGAACTGGGTGAAGGAGTTGGCGATCGCGATGATGGGCTTGCCGAAGTCGGAGTCCTTGACGCCGGTGGCACGCCACAGGGCGCGCGCGCCCGCCATGTTACGGCCGGAGGTTGAGGTGGCGCTGCGGTACTGCGGCATGTTCTCTCCTGTCGGGAGGTGTGTAGGGACGTCGCTCGGACACACTCAGCCGTGGCAGCAGCGGCAGCAACCCGGTCGCCGCAGTCGGTGAGGACCCGAGGTTGATGACACCGTGTCTGCCCCCAGCCTAGTGCTCCCTCCTAGAGCACGCACGCGTCGCCGTGCATTCCCGGCCGCCCGGACCGGGGACAGCAGACTGGCGCCAGGTCCGGGCAGCCCGCCCTCAGCACGCGGGTCAGGCCAGGTGTGGCCCGCAGCCGGGAGCCTCCAGCCAGGCTCACCACCCAGGCAGCCAGGGGCTCGCCGTCGGACCGGGCGCTCCGCCATCGCCGTCAGGGGTCACATGACGGCCAGAACCTCCGTGACGAAGACGAGCGTGTCACCGCCCCTGATCCCTGCCTGCGGGACGCCCCGGTCACCGTAGCCCAGCTCGGAAGGGATCGACAGCAGGACCCGGGAGCCGACCCGCTGTCCCGCCAGGGCGTCGTCCCACCCACGGATCACCATCCCGGTGCCGACCTGGAAGGTCAGTGGCTGGCCACGGTCGTAGGAGGTGTCGAAGACCTTCCCGTTCCAGACCTGGCCCAGGTAGTGGCAGGCGATAGTGTCCCCCGGCTCCACCACCTGGCCGTCCCCGGCGTCCAGGACCTGCACCTGGAGGCCCTCGGGGGCCTGCGGGCCGGGGAAGGTCAGGGACGGCCTGGTCCCCTTGGCACCGTCAACGGAGGGCATGTTCATACTGATCATGGCAGGAGCCTACGCGAAGCCGCTGACAGCGCACCCCAGGTCCCGGGTCCACGCCCCGCGCACCAGCCAGCCCCGCCAGCGAGTTCTGGCCAACCTCTGCACCGCTGGTGTGCCGCTCGCGTGCCTGCCCGGGTGCGGGTGTCAGTCACGGAAGTAGGACAGCAGGCGGAGGAACTCGATGTACATCCACACGATGGTCACCACCAGGCCGAAGGCCCCGGCCCAGGCGTAGCGCTGGGGCAGGCGGTTGTCCACGCCCTGCTGGATGGACTCGAAGTCCACCGCCAGGCAGAAGGCGGCCATGACCACCGCGGCCAGCCCGATGACCACGCCCAGGGGGATCCCCATGACCTCGATGCTGCGCAGGCCCCACTGCCCCGAGGTCACCCCGGTGAGCACGAGCCCCAGGTTGACCAGGCTGAACAGCAGGTAGCCGCCCACGGCCACGAGCAGCACGCGCCGGACGCGGCCCTGGACCCGGAAGCCGGCGAACCGGTAAGCGCACAGCACCACCACGAAGGTCGCCGCGGTGGCCAGCACCGCCTGGGCCACGATGCCCTCGTAGCGGTGCTCCATGATCCCGGAGAAGCCCCCCAGCAGCAGGCCCTCGCACACCGCGTAGGCCATGATGAGCGCCGGGGAGGGCACCCGCTTGAAGGAGTTGACCAGCCCCAGGACCAGGCCCCCGACCAGGCCGACAAGCATCAGCATGGTCCCCAGGCCCGTCGTGGCCGGGGTGGTCACCAGGTTCCACGACACCGCCCCGACCACCACGATGACCGCGAACAGGCCCGCGGTACGGATGATGACGTCGTCATAGGTCATCCGCCGCATGTCCGTGCTCGTGGCCGCAGGCGCCTGGTACCGGGCCTCCATGCCCGCCACCTGCTCCGGGCTCACCTGCCCGTAGGAGCCAGCCTGGCCGTCGTGGCTGTGCTGCCCCCAGGCCTGGCCCGGGACCTGGCCCCAGGTCTGCCCATAGCCCTGGCCGGCCCCGTAGGACTGCTGCTGGGCAGCATAGCCAACCTGCCCAGGACCGGTGTGGCCGGGCTGGTAACCCGGCATCGTGGGGTACCCGCCAGGCGTGGTCCCCACAGGCTCGGCCTCACGCACGCCCCCACCCGGGGCAAACGCCCGGCTCTGACTGAAGAAGGGATTACTCACTGTCACTCTCCATTGTGCTGGTCAGGGCCTGCCCCAGGTACCATCGGTCACGACGGCGCAACAGAGCCGCCATCTGGTCCATGATCGACAGGACCAACAGGAACGTCCGCGTCTCCACCTGGTCACCCTAGTCACCACCTGCGTCCACGGACAGGCACCAGTCTAGCCTTCGCGGTGCTGGCAGTCCTGACGGTACAGGCACCCCCTGCCCGAACCGGACCTCCCGGTCTCGCTGACAGGGAAATCAAGGTAATCGGAGCGTCGTGGGTCTCTCACAGGCCGTCCGCCCCTAGCGCGCCCCAGAACCTTCAGGCAGACTCGTTGTCATGCGATCTCCCACGCTGTCCGCGCTCCCCGTGGCCGCCGCGCTCCTCCTCGCTGTCAGCGCCTGCCTTGGCAGCCAGGCAGAGCCTGTCGCCCTGACCACGCTCGGTCCTGCCGACGAGAGCACCCAGAGTGCCACCAGCAACAGCGGCCCCACTAGTGCGCCCAGCAACGAGGCCAGCCCGTCCCAGACCCCCTCCCAGTCAGCCAGCCCGGACTCCTCGCTTGCTTCCGTGGACGACCTGGAGGTAGGGGACTGTCTCACCGACACCATTGACGACGTCATGGCCTCCAACAATCCTCTTCTCCACGTCACCGACTGCGACGACTCCCACTACCTGGAGCTCTACCACACCGGTGAGGCAGCTGACGACGCCTACGAGACCTATGACGAGGAGGCCCTGACCGCCGACGTGGAGACCACGTGCACCGCACAGTTCCCCGAGTACGCCTCCGCCGACGTCAACGGCTCCGACTTCCAGATGCTCTACCTCTACCCGAAGGAGATGGCGTGGCACACCGGTGACCGGGAGTTCCTCTGCTTCGCCCTCAGGATCGACAAGTCTCCCATGACCGGCTCCATCGCCGAGGGTGGGGGAGTCCCGGCAGAGGCCCCCGAGGACACTCAGGACTCCGAGGAGACCACCTGACCCCTCCCGGACCGCTCCCACTGACGCGGCAAAAACGTCGGAGGACAACACGATGCCTTGTTGTCCTCCGACGTTTTTGTCACTTGAGCAGGATACCTGCCGTGTCTCCTCCGCTCTCCTCCATGCGGAGGAGACGCCCTCCCCTCCAGTAGGACGCCAGGGGAACCAGGATTCAGCTTTCCGGGCGAGCCAGACGCTTCACCCACGCTCCTACCCTGGTTTCAGCCAGCGGCCCTCCAGCCTGGTCGCTGACCACCTGCCCGGGCCGCCGGATCCACGGTCGGAGACCTGAGGTGGGGCGCCGCTGCCACTGCCTCCGCCCCGCCCCCGTCTCCGCCATCCCCCGGCCTGGCTCACCCAGCGAGAGGAGACTGTTGTGATTGAGGCTGTCGAGCTGACAAAGCGGTTTGGTGACAAGACGGCCGTGGACCGGGTGTCCTTCACCGTGGAGCCGGGGACAGTGACGGGGTTCCTGGGGCCCAACGGGGCGGGAAAGTCCACCACGATGCGCATGATCATGGGGCTTGACCGCCCCACCGGCGGCAGCGTGCGGGTCAACGGGCGCGCCTACCGGGACCTGGGAGCCCCGCTGTGCGAGGTCGGCGCCCTGCTGGACGCCAAGGGCATGCACGGCTCGCGCAGCGCCCGGGCGCACCTGACCCAGCTGGCGGTGTCCAACGGCATCCCCACCAGGAGGGTCACCGAGGTGCTGGAGATGACCGGGCTGACGAGCGTGGCCCGCAAACGGGTCAAGGGCTTCTCCCTGGGGATGGGCCAGCGCCTGGGGATCGCCGCAGCCATGCTGGGCGACCCCGGGGTGCTCGTCCTGGACGAGCCGGTCAACGGGCTGGACCCCGAGGGCGTCAAGTGGGTGCGTGAGACCTGCCGGGCGCTGGCCGCCCAGGGGCGCACCGTGTTCATCTCCTCTCACCTGATGAGCGAGATGGCCCAGACCGCCGACCAGCTCCTGGTCATCGCCCGGGGACGCATCCTGGCGCGCGGCCCGGTGGACGAGATCATCGCCCAGGCCACCAGCGACGTCGTGCGCGTGGTCTCCCCCCAGGCTGACGCCCTGGCCCAGGCCCTGGCCTCCCGGGGTGTGGAGACCTCCAGCCCCAGCCCTGGCACCCTGACCACCACGACCGCTCCGGCCCACGTGGTCGGCGAGGTCGCCGCCGCAGCCGGGGTCACCCTCCACGAGCTGACCACCCAGCACGCCAGCCTGGAGGAGGCCTACCTCACCCTGACCTCCGACGAGACCGAGTACACCACCGGGCAGGCCACCGGAGCAGCCGCCCCCGACCGCAGGCGGGCACCAGCCACCGCCTAGCAGTGCCTGGTCCGCGAGCCCATGGCCGTACCTGCCGCACCCCTGTCCCCAACCACTACAGCTTTGCCAAGGAACTATCATGCCTACCCCAGCAGCCGCCGCAGCGCCCACCCGGGCAGCCAGCGCCGTGTCCGACACAGTCCCCTCCCCCAGCACAGCCTCCTCCGCCAGGCGCCCCCACCGCAGCCGTATTACCGGGCGCCAAACCTTCATCCGCGCCGTCTACGCCGAGTGGGTCAAGATCCACAGCCTGCGCTCCACCTGGATCACCAGCGGCCTCGCCCTCTTCCTGACCGCCTCCTTCGGAGCCGCTATCGCTATCGCCTACGCTGCCGAGGAGGCGTACAGCGAGGCGGCAGACAGCCTCACGGTCGGTATCACCTTCGGCCAGATCGTCATCTGCGTCCAGGCGGCCCTCATCGTCACCGGCGAGTACGCCTCGGGACAGATCCGCTCCTCCCTGGCCGCCGTCCCCCACCGGGGCAGGCTCCTGGCCGCCAAGGCGGTCGTCGTCTCAGCCCTGGCCTTCCTCCTGGGCCTGGTCTCCATCCTTGTCGCCTGGGGGGTGTCCGCCCCGTTCCTGGGTGAGCACGCCGGGTCCCTCACGGACCCCGAGTACCTGGGATACTTCTGGGGGGCTGGCCTGTCCTTTGTAGGTATCGCGCTCATGTCCCTGGGCCTGGGCTTCCTCCTGCGCTCCACCGCCGGCACCATCACCCTCGCCGTCGTGCTGCTGTTCATCATACAGATCCCCCTGGGCCTGCTCGCAATGAGGTGGCCGCAGGCCGCCGAAGCCGTCGGCCTCCTGCCCGGTGGCGCCAGCCAAGCCGTGTCGGACCCTTTCTCCCAGATCGCTCAGTGGGGGGTAAGCGGCACCCAGTACGCCCTTGAGCACTGGCAGGCTGTCACCGTCTTCGCCGCCTGGGCGGTCGTGCCCGTCGTCATCGGCTGGATCGTCCTGTCCCGGCGTGACGCCTAGGTCAAGCACCTAGGTCCTAGGTAGAGACAGATAGACAGCATGGTCACCACCCAGCCTCTGGCTGGCGGCCCTCACGCGGGCCGGTCCAAGCACCTCGCAACCAGGGAGCGGACCGGCCCGCTGGCCTACCAGCACCCACCGCAACGCACCTCACCCCGCCCGCCGGGCGCCTGCGGGCGGGGTGAGGTGCGTTGCGGTGGCACACTGGCCCCGATGCCCGACTCCTCCCCCAGCCTCGACACTGCCTCGGCCCAGGTCGCCCCAAGAGGGGCGCTTGAGGGTCGTGAGGGTACTGACAGCCGTCGTTCCCCGCGACGCCTCCTGCGTGGCCTCGCCCGCTCACTGACATCCTGGTACCGCAGCCACCCTACCTGGGTGGACGGCGCCATCGCCGTGGCGGTCCTGCTGACCAACATCCTCATGGCCCACCTGACCCTCCATCAGTACGGGGAGTCGCTGTCCTCCGTCGCGGCCCTGGTGGCACGCTACCCCCTGGCGCTTGCCGCCTGGCTGTGCGGTGCTATGGCCCTGACCCTGCGGCGGCGTCACCCCGTGGTGGCGTGGCTGGCTCTGCTGACCCTGCTGCCCCTGTATGAGCAGCTCCTCCTGTGGGTCCACCGACCGCCTACGATCGAGGAGTTCGGGCTGGCCGCTGTCGTCATCACCATATTCGCCTGGCTAGGCGTCCCCATCACCTTGGGAACAGTCGCCGCTCGCAGCCACCCGCTGACAACCTGGACCGCCTGGGTCACGACAATGGCCGTCTTCTACCTGACAGCAGTCTTCATTGAGGGCAACCCTGCGACCTCGGGGCAGACGCTTCAGGTGACGCTCCAGATGACACTCATCTTTCTGGTCACGGTACTGACGGGGCTGAACCTGCGCTCGGCACGCCTACGCGTCACCGAGGTGGAGGTGCGCTCCTCACGCCTGGCGCTGGCTCGCGAGCAGGAGACCCTGCTGGCTGCCTCCAACGAGCGCAGCCGGATCGCCCGGGAGATGCACGACGTCGTCGCCCACTCCCTGGCTGTCATGATCACCATGGCTGACGGCGCGACGGCTACCATCGACCGCGACCCGGCCACCGCTAGGAAGGCCCTGGAGACGCTGGCGGAGACCGGGCGCGGGGCACTGGCGGACACCCGCCGCCTGGTCGGCGTGCTGCGGGAGGACCCGGCGCTGACCGGGGTCGGGCAGGACACTGGTAGCCCGCCCGTCTCCGGGGATCAGCCCTCAGACCCTACCGAGGACGCCCCTGAGGTTGGCGGGGCGCTGCTCCCACCCGACCTTCACCCTGCCGAAGGAGCCGGAGACACCGAGGGCAACGACCCCGGCCCCTCCCGGAGCGCGGCAGCTAGGTCCCGGGCAGCCCGGACGGGCACCCGGTCATCCCGCTCCCCCGAGGTGCGCGACCTGCCTGTCCCGGAGTTCGCACCTCCGGGGACCGTGGCGGCTGTCGAGCCCAGCGCCCCGATCGCGGACCTGCGCCGGGAGGCCACCGACCACGACTCGGACTCCTCCGCAGGGGCAACCCCGCTGGCTCCGGCCCCGGAGCAGGCGG
Protein-coding sequences here:
- a CDS encoding sensor histidine kinase — encoded protein: MPDSSPSLDTASAQVAPRGALEGREGTDSRRSPRRLLRGLARSLTSWYRSHPTWVDGAIAVAVLLTNILMAHLTLHQYGESLSSVAALVARYPLALAAWLCGAMALTLRRRHPVVAWLALLTLLPLYEQLLLWVHRPPTIEEFGLAAVVITIFAWLGVPITLGTVAARSHPLTTWTAWVTTMAVFYLTAVFIEGNPATSGQTLQVTLQMTLIFLVTVLTGLNLRSARLRVTEVEVRSSRLALAREQETLLAASNERSRIAREMHDVVAHSLAVMITMADGATATIDRDPATARKALETLAETGRGALADTRRLVGVLREDPALTGVGQDTGSPPVSGDQPSDPTEDAPEVGGALLPPDLHPAEGAGDTEGNDPGPSRSAAARSRAARTGTRSSRSPEVRDLPVPEFAPPGTVAAVEPSAPIADLRREATDHDSDSSAGATPLAPAPEQADIAGLVGRFRAAGVPVDYTWSGEALPEDKALQLTVFRIAQEALTNILRYAPTSPRVAVTVERHTGTAVLTVDNEAAPGARPMHGSGKGLIGMRERAAVYGGSVQAGPTATGWRVRAVLRWDEKNEGTLSWQMPL